In Brevibacillus brevis, a genomic segment contains:
- a CDS encoding aminotransferase yields MSMQLSVKSRLSSTVASLKPSGIRRFFDLAASMEGVISLGVGEPDFVTPWRMREASISSLERGHTAYTSNAGLLELRVEIQKYLEERFSVSYHPESEILVTVGASEAIDIALRAILDPGDEVLVVEPCYVSYEPVIRLAGGVPVFLKTSMENQFKLTPQELEAGITPKTKAIIFCYPNNPTGGTMTAEEWKTLLPIIEKHDLLVISDEIYAELTYGRMHDSIAALPGMKERTILISGFSKAFAMTGWRLGYVCAMPDLLAGMLKIHQYTMLCAPTMAQMAALEALRHGRADMERMIESYRQRRNFVVDGFRQIGLSCHEPDGAFYAFPSIASTGMSSAEFAEKLLMEEKVAVVPGDVFGESGHGHIRCSYATSMEQLKKALDRMERFMGKWSEATR; encoded by the coding sequence ATGAGCATGCAACTATCTGTAAAAAGCCGTTTGTCGTCAACTGTCGCTTCTTTGAAGCCATCGGGAATTCGCCGTTTCTTCGACCTGGCCGCCTCGATGGAAGGGGTGATTTCGCTGGGGGTCGGGGAGCCGGACTTCGTCACTCCTTGGCGCATGCGGGAAGCCTCCATCTCTTCACTGGAGCGCGGTCACACCGCCTATACGTCCAACGCGGGCCTTCTGGAGCTGCGGGTGGAAATCCAGAAGTATCTGGAGGAGCGCTTCTCGGTCAGCTATCACCCGGAGAGCGAGATTCTGGTCACGGTAGGGGCGAGTGAAGCGATCGATATTGCGCTGCGCGCGATCCTCGATCCGGGCGATGAAGTGCTCGTCGTCGAGCCGTGCTACGTATCATATGAGCCCGTCATTCGCCTGGCCGGGGGAGTACCGGTGTTCCTCAAGACCTCGATGGAAAACCAGTTCAAGCTGACGCCGCAGGAGCTGGAAGCAGGCATTACACCGAAGACCAAGGCGATCATCTTCTGCTACCCGAACAATCCGACCGGGGGCACGATGACTGCGGAGGAATGGAAGACATTGCTGCCGATCATCGAGAAGCACGACCTTTTGGTCATATCCGACGAGATTTACGCGGAGCTGACGTACGGCCGCATGCACGACAGTATCGCCGCTCTGCCCGGCATGAAAGAGCGGACGATCCTCATCTCCGGTTTTTCCAAAGCGTTTGCGATGACAGGCTGGCGCCTCGGCTACGTCTGCGCAATGCCTGACCTGCTTGCCGGCATGCTGAAAATCCACCAGTACACGATGCTGTGCGCTCCCACGATGGCGCAGATGGCCGCGCTGGAGGCGCTGCGCCACGGCCGCGCGGACATGGAGCGGATGATCGAGAGCTATCGCCAGCGCCGCAACTTCGTGGTCGACGGCTTCCGTCAGATCGGCCTCAGCTGTCACGAACCGGATGGCGCCTTTTACGCATTCCCGTCCATCGCATCGACGGGAATGAGCTCTGCCGAGTTTGCGGAAAAATTGTTGATGGAAGAAAAAGTCGCGGTCGTCCCTGGCGATGTGTTCGGGGAAAGCGGACACGGGCACATCCGCTGTTCGTACGCGACATCCATGGAACAGCTGAAAAA